The following proteins are encoded in a genomic region of Paenibacillus sp. FSL R7-0273:
- the hisA gene encoding 1-(5-phosphoribosyl)-5-[(5-phosphoribosylamino)methylideneamino]imidazole-4-carboxamide isomerase, whose product MSSFIVYPAIDIRDGKCVRLQQGDYAQETIYNDSPVEVAKSWEEQGGKFIHLVDLDGAKAGHPVNDAIIGAIAKNANVPVQVGGGLRSLADVEKLLGLGVSRVIIGTAAINDHAFTEAVLAKYGDKVAIGLDARNGYVATHGWLNTSEVRAEDLAKELAAKGAETFIYTDISRDGMMQGPNIEGILSMAAASGRTVIASGGVTVLDDLLRLNVHSGSGIGGAIVGKALYTGNINLTEALSALGQK is encoded by the coding sequence ATGTCTTCTTTTATCGTATATCCGGCGATTGATATCCGGGATGGAAAGTGTGTAAGACTGCAGCAGGGTGATTACGCCCAGGAGACCATTTACAACGACAGCCCGGTAGAGGTGGCAAAATCGTGGGAAGAGCAAGGCGGTAAGTTCATCCACCTCGTCGATCTGGACGGTGCCAAGGCCGGACATCCGGTAAATGATGCTATCATCGGCGCCATCGCCAAAAATGCGAATGTCCCTGTACAGGTAGGCGGCGGACTGCGCTCGCTGGCTGATGTGGAGAAGCTGCTCGGCCTTGGCGTCAGCCGGGTGATAATCGGGACGGCGGCGATCAATGACCATGCCTTCACAGAAGCGGTGCTGGCTAAATACGGTGATAAAGTGGCGATTGGCCTTGATGCGCGGAACGGCTACGTGGCAACACACGGGTGGCTGAACACTTCAGAAGTGCGTGCAGAGGATCTGGCAAAAGAGCTCGCGGCTAAGGGAGCGGAAACGTTCATCTACACCGACATCTCGCGTGACGGTATGATGCAGGGCCCGAACATCGAGGGCATCCTGTCCATGGCTGCTGCCAGCGGGCGGACAGTCATCGCTTCCGGCGGTGTTACCGTCCTGGATGACCTGCTGCGCCTGAATGTACATAGCGGCAGCGGTATCGGCGGAGCCATTGTCGGCAAGGCGCTGTACACCGGCAATATCAATTTGACCGAAGCGCTTTCGGCGCTTGGGCAGAAATAG
- the hisF gene encoding imidazole glycerol phosphate synthase subunit HisF, with translation MLAKRIIPCLDVKDGRVVKGVNFVNLRDAGDPVELAAIYDREGADELVFLDISASVEGRATMVEVVRQTAGEIAIPFTVGGGISTPDDMKRILRAGADKIGINTAAVNNPQLILEGARRFGSQCIVVAMDAKYNEAWGEWEVYTHGGRKPTGIRALAWAKEAERMGAGELLLTSMDADGTKDGFDLKLTAAVSSLVGIPVIASGGAGKIGDFYDVFTEGKADAGLAATIFHYKEIAIHDLKADLKSKGVEIR, from the coding sequence ATGTTAGCCAAACGTATCATTCCCTGTCTGGACGTAAAGGACGGGCGGGTAGTCAAGGGTGTGAATTTTGTTAATCTGCGCGATGCAGGGGATCCGGTGGAGCTGGCGGCGATTTATGACCGTGAAGGTGCGGATGAGCTGGTGTTCCTGGATATTTCCGCCTCGGTAGAAGGACGCGCCACGATGGTCGAGGTCGTCCGCCAGACCGCCGGGGAGATCGCGATTCCTTTTACGGTCGGCGGCGGCATCTCGACCCCGGACGATATGAAGCGGATTCTGCGCGCCGGTGCCGATAAAATCGGCATCAACACCGCCGCTGTCAACAACCCGCAGCTTATTCTGGAAGGGGCGCGCCGTTTCGGCTCCCAGTGTATTGTAGTGGCAATGGATGCCAAATATAATGAGGCATGGGGCGAATGGGAAGTGTATACGCACGGCGGGCGCAAGCCGACGGGAATCCGGGCGCTGGCCTGGGCCAAGGAGGCCGAAAGGATGGGCGCCGGTGAGCTTCTGCTTACCAGCATGGACGCTGACGGAACCAAGGACGGGTTCGACCTGAAGCTGACCGCAGCAGTGAGCAGCCTGGTAGGCATCCCTGTAATCGCTTCAGGCGGAGCCGGGAAGATCGGCGACTTTTACGATGTATTTACCGAAGGTAAGGCCGATGCAGGGCTTGCCGCTACTATTTTTCATTATAAAGAAATTGCAATCCATGATCTGAAGGCAGATTTGAAGTCTAAAGGGGTAGAAATCCGATGA
- the hisIE gene encoding bifunctional phosphoribosyl-AMP cyclohydrolase/phosphoribosyl-ATP diphosphatase HisIE, translating into MSQEQEAIIENIRWNDSGLLPAVVQDARTLEVLMFAYMNPESLRLTLTSGQTWFWSRSRSELWHKGGTSGNTQAVTSIHYDCDSDTLLVKVIPEGPACHTGENTCFYREIPLTGQAAADPQRTASADEGRFAVLGELERVIAEREIERPEGAYTTYLFDKGVDKILKKVGEEASETIIAAKNKDNAELRLEVSDLIYHLLVLLQERKLPLDEILDELSARHERPRRD; encoded by the coding sequence ATGAGCCAAGAACAAGAAGCCATTATCGAAAATATCCGCTGGAATGATTCCGGGCTGCTGCCTGCCGTAGTGCAGGATGCGCGTACGCTGGAGGTGCTGATGTTCGCCTACATGAATCCGGAGTCGCTGCGGCTTACGCTTACGAGCGGCCAGACCTGGTTCTGGAGCCGTTCCCGCAGTGAGCTGTGGCATAAGGGCGGAACCTCGGGCAACACCCAGGCGGTTACTTCCATTCATTACGACTGCGATAGTGATACGCTGCTGGTGAAGGTGATTCCTGAGGGGCCGGCCTGTCATACAGGGGAGAATACCTGCTTTTACCGTGAAATCCCGCTTACCGGACAGGCAGCAGCGGATCCTCAGCGCACCGCGAGTGCAGATGAAGGGCGTTTTGCCGTACTGGGCGAACTGGAGCGGGTAATTGCTGAGCGGGAAATCGAGCGCCCGGAGGGTGCTTATACAACCTATCTGTTTGATAAGGGCGTAGACAAGATTCTTAAAAAGGTGGGCGAGGAAGCCTCTGAAACCATTATCGCCGCCAAAAATAAAGACAATGCCGAGCTCCGTCTCGAAGTAAGCGATCTGATCTATCACCTGCTGGTGCTGCTGCAGGAGCGCAAGCTGCCGCTGGATGAGATTCTGGACGAGCTGAGCGCCCGCCACGAACGTCCGCGCCGCGACTAA
- the hisJ gene encoding histidinol-phosphatase HisJ codes for MHIDYHTHHERCGHAVGKLEEYVQRGIELGLQQLGLSDHLPLIHVNPDSYYPEMAMPLAELPRYVEECLTLKERYRGVIDLRVGLEADYIEGYEEQIRELLSPYPWDYLIGSVHFLGEWDITDHRQTGGWEGKKVMDVYRRYYDAVKKSALSGLYDIIGHMDVIKRFGYGPQSPEEKAEARELELTTLQAIASGGIAMELNASGLTKPCAEMFPAEHVLQQAFTLGIPLTLGSDAHDPAKLGDGLQEARSLLWRTGFRELAVFEDRRRSSVPFKL; via the coding sequence ATGCATATCGACTATCATACCCATCATGAGCGCTGCGGGCATGCGGTAGGGAAGCTGGAGGAGTATGTGCAGCGCGGGATAGAGCTGGGCCTGCAGCAGCTGGGCCTGTCCGATCATCTGCCGCTGATTCATGTGAATCCGGACAGCTATTACCCTGAAATGGCTATGCCTCTGGCCGAGCTCCCGCGGTACGTCGAGGAGTGCCTGACGCTGAAGGAGCGCTACCGCGGCGTCATTGATCTGCGGGTAGGGCTGGAAGCGGATTATATCGAAGGCTATGAGGAGCAGATCCGCGAGCTTTTGTCACCGTATCCCTGGGATTATCTGATCGGCTCTGTGCATTTTCTGGGGGAGTGGGATATTACCGATCACCGGCAGACAGGGGGCTGGGAAGGCAAAAAGGTAATGGACGTATACCGCCGTTATTATGATGCGGTGAAGAAGTCGGCGTTATCGGGATTATATGATATTATAGGACATATGGATGTCATTAAAAGATTCGGTTACGGCCCGCAGAGTCCGGAAGAGAAGGCAGAGGCCAGGGAACTGGAGCTTACCACCCTGCAGGCGATAGCCTCGGGCGGCATTGCCATGGAGCTGAATGCTTCCGGCCTGACCAAGCCCTGCGCGGAAATGTTCCCGGCGGAGCATGTGCTGCAGCAGGCGTTCACGCTTGGCATTCCGCTTACACTCGGCTCTGATGCCCACGACCCGGCCAAGCTGGGTGACGGCCTGCAGGAAGCCCGCAGTCTGCTGTGGCGTACCGGATTCCGTGAGCTGGCTGTGTTTGAAGACCGGCGCCGGTCATCCGTTCCGTTCAAACTATAA
- a CDS encoding ribose-phosphate diphosphokinase, producing the protein MQHHQLRIFSGSSNPKLAADIAERLGAPLSPIKLTRFKSGEIYVHYEESIRNCDVFLVQSLAHPINELFVELLVMIDAAKRASARTVNIIVPYYGYARQERKSAPREPISAKMVADVLTTAGATRVITIDLHAAAIQGFFNIPVDHLTALDLISGYLKVKNISNPVVVSPDAGRASMAEKLASRLDSPFAIMIKKRPAHNESVITHVIGDVEGRTPIIIEDLIDTGTTIVNVVEGLKERGAGNSIVCATHGLFSGDALTRMDHDNIDEIVVTDSIALPDDHSTRYKVLSVAPMLAEATRIIIEGGSIDKLFRDAGI; encoded by the coding sequence ATGCAGCATCATCAATTGCGTATTTTTTCCGGTTCGTCTAATCCGAAGCTGGCTGCGGACATCGCGGAGCGTCTTGGTGCACCCCTCAGCCCGATTAAGCTGACCCGCTTTAAGAGCGGTGAGATTTATGTGCATTATGAAGAGAGCATCCGGAACTGTGACGTATTTTTGGTGCAATCCCTCGCTCATCCTATTAACGAGCTCTTTGTAGAGCTGCTTGTCATGATCGATGCCGCCAAGCGGGCCTCGGCAAGAACAGTAAATATCATTGTTCCTTATTACGGGTATGCCAGACAGGAGCGCAAATCTGCACCGCGTGAGCCGATTTCGGCCAAAATGGTTGCCGACGTGCTGACCACCGCAGGAGCGACCCGGGTTATTACGATTGATCTGCACGCGGCAGCCATTCAGGGCTTCTTTAACATTCCGGTGGATCATCTGACTGCGCTTGATCTGATCAGCGGCTACCTGAAGGTTAAGAATATCTCGAACCCGGTAGTGGTGTCTCCGGATGCAGGCCGCGCTTCCATGGCCGAGAAGCTGGCCAGCCGGCTGGATTCGCCGTTTGCGATTATGATCAAGAAGCGTCCGGCGCATAATGAATCTGTTATCACGCATGTGATAGGAGATGTTGAGGGAAGAACGCCGATTATTATTGAGGACCTGATTGATACCGGCACGACAATTGTGAATGTGGTGGAGGGCCTGAAGGAACGCGGAGCCGGCAACAGTATTGTCTGTGCGACACACGGCCTGTTCTCCGGCGATGCATTGACACGTATGGATCATGACAATATTGATGAGATTGTGGTCACTGACTCGATAGCGCTGCCTGATGATCATTCTACCCGCTACAAGGTGCTGTCGGTTGCACCGATGCTGGCGGAAGCCACGCGCATTATTATCGAAGGCGGATCTATTGATAAATTATTCAGAGACGCGGGAATATAA
- the trxB gene encoding thioredoxin-disulfide reductase, whose translation MYKTIVIGTGPAGLTAAIYLARANLSPLVIEGLQPGGQLTTTTEVENFPGFPEGILGPDLMENMRKQAERFGAQFKNGWVESVDFSQRPFKVKVDGLGVLEAESVIISTGASARYLGIPGEQENVGRGVSTCATCDGFFFRGKKIIVVGGGDSAMEEASFLTRFASSVTLVHRREELRASKIMQDRARENSKVAWALNRTPLAVTVGETGVKGLTVRNNETGLEELIEADGVFVAIGHTPNTGFLGGQITTDANGYIVVNPGTTETNTPGVFACGDVQDTRYRQAISAAGTGCMAAMDAEKYLEGTMVHDWSESLDK comes from the coding sequence ATGTACAAAACGATTGTAATCGGAACAGGCCCGGCAGGGCTCACTGCCGCTATTTATTTAGCCCGCGCTAATCTCAGCCCGCTCGTAATAGAAGGGCTGCAGCCGGGCGGACAACTGACAACGACGACAGAAGTGGAGAACTTTCCTGGCTTTCCTGAGGGGATTCTCGGCCCTGATCTGATGGAGAATATGCGCAAGCAGGCTGAGCGCTTTGGTGCACAGTTCAAGAACGGCTGGGTGGAATCGGTCGATTTCTCACAGCGTCCGTTCAAAGTGAAGGTGGATGGGCTCGGTGTGCTTGAGGCGGAATCGGTCATTATTTCAACCGGTGCTTCCGCACGTTATCTGGGAATTCCGGGCGAGCAGGAGAATGTAGGGCGCGGGGTAAGCACATGCGCTACCTGTGACGGGTTCTTTTTCCGCGGCAAAAAGATTATCGTTGTCGGCGGCGGAGACTCCGCTATGGAGGAAGCCAGCTTCCTGACCCGCTTCGCGTCGAGTGTGACACTGGTTCACCGCCGCGAGGAGCTGCGCGCCTCGAAGATTATGCAGGACCGGGCACGGGAGAACAGCAAGGTGGCTTGGGCGCTTAACCGCACCCCGCTGGCCGTGACAGTCGGGGAGACGGGAGTTAAAGGCTTGACTGTGCGCAACAACGAGACAGGCCTGGAAGAGCTGATTGAGGCAGATGGTGTATTCGTGGCAATCGGGCACACCCCTAACACGGGCTTCCTGGGCGGCCAGATCACAACCGATGCCAACGGGTACATTGTGGTTAATCCGGGTACAACAGAGACGAACACTCCTGGTGTATTCGCCTGCGGCGATGTGCAGGATACCCGTTACCGGCAGGCGATTTCCGCAGCGGGAACCGGATGTATGGCAGCAATGGATGCAGAGAAGTATCTGGAAGGCACAATGGTCCATGACTGGAGCGAAAGCCTCGATAAGTAA
- a CDS encoding DUF1858 domain-containing protein yields the protein MSKVLRMDESIFELVSRHPEVTGIMVELGFQDIAKPGMLQTAGRFMTLAKGIKLKKMDPEAIRQTFVRHGFEIIE from the coding sequence ATGAGCAAAGTGCTGAGAATGGATGAGTCCATATTCGAGCTGGTGAGCCGGCATCCCGAGGTAACCGGCATTATGGTGGAGCTGGGGTTTCAGGATATAGCCAAACCGGGGATGCTGCAGACCGCAGGCCGGTTCATGACCCTGGCGAAGGGAATCAAACTTAAGAAAATGGATCCGGAAGCCATCAGACAGACCTTTGTCCGCCATGGTTTCGAGATTATCGAATAG
- a CDS encoding DUF438 domain-containing protein, which yields MSELINNREVDVPEQTRRQAMLKEIIKELHAGKSVDEVKARFAEAVGDVTVAEISAMEHSLMTEEGIPVSEVQRLCSVHTAIFKGSIEQIHRSSKPEEQPGHPVHTFKLENREIEKLVNFRLELHAGKFQKNDSDEIIFKLLEDLSLLLDLDKHYSRKENLLFPYLERYGIYGPTKVMWGVDDGIRAMIKEAKAALSSYSGNKEQIGEQLAHIIQEVNEMIFKEENILLPMALDKLTEDEWVKIARESDEIGFCLAAPEQEWIPERAAEPEGASAAAEEQQAGESPQGFIRFETGLLSLHQLETLMNHLPVDLTFIDENDVVRYFSHGKERIFARTKAVIGRTVQNCHPPQSVHVVEKLLEDFKAGRKDAEDFWINIKDKFIYIRYFAVRDEAGRYMGTLEFTQNIAPIRALEGQKRILSE from the coding sequence ATGAGTGAATTAATTAACAACCGTGAAGTGGACGTACCTGAGCAGACCCGCCGCCAGGCCATGCTGAAGGAGATCATTAAAGAGCTGCATGCCGGTAAAAGTGTGGATGAGGTGAAAGCCCGCTTTGCTGAAGCGGTAGGTGATGTAACGGTGGCTGAAATTTCGGCGATGGAGCACTCCCTGATGACTGAAGAGGGCATCCCTGTATCTGAGGTACAGCGCCTGTGTTCAGTGCATACGGCGATCTTCAAAGGATCAATCGAGCAGATTCACCGTTCCTCGAAGCCAGAGGAGCAGCCGGGTCATCCGGTGCATACGTTTAAGCTGGAGAACCGCGAAATTGAAAAGCTGGTTAACTTCCGCCTGGAGCTGCATGCCGGCAAGTTCCAGAAGAATGACAGCGACGAAATTATTTTCAAGCTGCTGGAGGATTTGAGCCTGCTGCTTGATCTTGATAAGCATTACAGCCGCAAAGAAAACCTGCTGTTCCCTTACCTGGAGAGATACGGCATCTACGGTCCGACCAAGGTGATGTGGGGTGTGGATGACGGAATCCGTGCGATGATTAAGGAAGCCAAGGCAGCGCTCAGCTCCTACAGCGGCAACAAGGAACAGATCGGTGAGCAGCTGGCCCATATTATTCAGGAAGTCAACGAAATGATCTTTAAGGAAGAAAACATTCTGCTGCCGATGGCGCTAGACAAGCTGACCGAGGATGAATGGGTCAAAATCGCCCGTGAAAGCGACGAGATCGGCTTCTGTCTGGCCGCGCCTGAGCAGGAGTGGATTCCGGAGCGTGCAGCTGAGCCGGAAGGAGCATCTGCCGCAGCAGAGGAACAGCAGGCCGGCGAAAGCCCGCAGGGCTTTATCCGCTTTGAAACCGGGCTGCTGTCCCTGCACCAGCTGGAAACCTTGATGAATCATCTGCCGGTGGACCTGACCTTCATCGATGAGAATGATGTAGTGCGTTACTTCTCCCACGGCAAGGAGCGGATTTTTGCCCGGACCAAGGCGGTTATCGGCCGTACCGTTCAGAACTGTCATCCGCCGCAAAGCGTGCACGTAGTCGAAAAGCTGCTGGAAGACTTCAAGGCAGGACGTAAGGATGCCGAGGACTTCTGGATTAACATTAAGGATAAGTTCATTTATATCCGTTACTTCGCAGTACGCGATGAGGCAGGCCGTTACATGGGGACGCTTGAATTCACCCAGAATATTGCTCCGATCCGTGCGCTGGAAGGCCAAAAACGGATTTTATCAGAATAG
- a CDS encoding ROK family glucokinase, with amino-acid sequence MSEHIYVGVDLGGTTIKVGICNAEGTLLHTFEGPTGTADGVDTVIDNIEKYVRQIVEESPYSWEQLAGVGAGLAGFTNIREGIIILAPNIGFRDVPIRSILEGRLNKPVKIDNDANVAALGEAWSGAGRGIDNCVCYTLGTGVGGGIIINGKVYQGFAGLAGELGHISVVPDLEAIQCGCGNMGCLETVSSATGIIRMANDAVSRGDRTSLSAVEKIAAKEVFDAAKAGDEVALRIVNRAAFYLGKSMAAVAAVLNPEVFIVGGGVSKAGDILFDEVRRVFAKLAPEPLQKGVTIVPAELGNDAGIIGAAGLLLRS; translated from the coding sequence ATGTCTGAACATATCTACGTTGGTGTGGATTTAGGTGGTACCACGATTAAAGTTGGAATCTGCAATGCCGAAGGGACCTTGCTTCATACTTTCGAAGGGCCTACGGGGACTGCGGATGGCGTCGATACCGTCATCGACAACATCGAGAAATACGTTCGTCAGATTGTGGAGGAGTCTCCATATTCCTGGGAACAGCTTGCCGGTGTAGGAGCAGGCCTGGCCGGATTTACAAATATTCGTGAAGGAATCATCATTCTTGCGCCGAACATAGGGTTCAGAGATGTGCCGATCCGTTCCATTCTGGAGGGACGCCTTAACAAGCCTGTCAAAATAGACAATGATGCCAACGTGGCTGCACTGGGTGAAGCCTGGAGCGGCGCGGGCCGCGGCATCGATAACTGCGTCTGCTATACGCTGGGAACCGGTGTGGGCGGCGGTATTATCATTAACGGTAAGGTATATCAGGGCTTCGCCGGATTAGCCGGAGAGCTGGGTCATATTTCTGTTGTACCTGATCTGGAAGCCATTCAGTGCGGCTGCGGCAACATGGGCTGCCTGGAGACCGTATCTTCGGCTACAGGCATTATCCGTATGGCTAATGATGCTGTATCGCGTGGAGACCGTACTTCGCTTTCTGCTGTAGAGAAAATTGCAGCTAAGGAAGTTTTTGATGCGGCAAAGGCCGGGGACGAGGTAGCACTTCGTATCGTTAACCGCGCTGCATTCTATCTGGGTAAATCGATGGCCGCAGTTGCTGCCGTGCTGAATCCGGAAGTATTCATTGTAGGCGGAGGCGTATCCAAGGCAGGCGATATCCTGTTTGATGAAGTACGCCGCGTATTCGCCAAGCTGGCTCCTGAGCCGCTGCAGAAAGGCGTTACGATCGTGCCTGCAGAGCTTGGCAATGATGCCGGTATTATTGGGGCAGCCGGCCTTCTGCTGCGTTCTTAA
- the rapZ gene encoding RNase adapter RapZ — protein sequence MTELEHSETGGATLIIITGMSGAGKTIAVQSLEDLGFFCVDNLPPVLIPKFAELIEQSKGKIAKVALVIDLRGREFFTALSESLTYIKNESTIGCEILFLDATDSVLVQRYKESRRHHPLAPKGMPLDGIRLERQMLEELKNSATLCLDTSSMKPVQLKEKIVTRFSHLGKSTFSVNITSFGFKYGIPIDADLVFDVRFLPNPHYVDQLRPKTGQDSDVYDYVMKWPETQVFLTKLLDMLHFLIPQYRKEGKSQIIIGIGCTGGKHRSVAISEYLGKMLGVSETETVAVSHRDSERDRH from the coding sequence ATGACCGAATTGGAGCACTCCGAAACGGGCGGCGCCACCCTGATTATTATTACAGGCATGTCAGGCGCAGGCAAAACGATTGCCGTACAGAGCTTAGAGGACCTTGGTTTCTTCTGTGTTGATAATCTGCCGCCGGTGCTGATTCCAAAGTTTGCCGAACTGATTGAACAGTCCAAGGGAAAGATCGCCAAGGTAGCGCTCGTCATTGACCTGCGGGGGCGGGAGTTTTTTACCGCTTTATCAGAATCCCTGACTTACATCAAAAACGAGTCAACGATCGGCTGCGAAATTCTGTTTCTGGACGCTACCGATTCCGTGCTTGTTCAGCGCTACAAGGAGAGCCGCCGCCACCATCCGCTTGCTCCCAAGGGCATGCCGCTTGACGGCATCCGGCTGGAGCGCCAGATGCTGGAGGAGCTGAAGAATTCCGCCACCCTGTGCCTGGATACGAGCAGTATGAAGCCGGTCCAGCTGAAGGAGAAGATCGTTACAAGATTTTCCCACCTTGGAAAGAGTACATTCTCTGTTAATATTACTTCTTTTGGATTTAAGTATGGGATTCCGATCGATGCAGACCTCGTGTTTGATGTCCGCTTTTTGCCTAATCCGCATTATGTGGATCAGTTGCGGCCTAAAACCGGCCAAGACAGCGATGTATACGACTATGTAATGAAATGGCCTGAAACGCAGGTTTTTCTGACCAAGCTGCTGGATATGCTTCACTTCCTGATTCCCCAGTACCGTAAAGAGGGAAAATCCCAGATTATTATCGGCATCGGCTGCACCGGCGGCAAGCACCGTTCGGTAGCGATTTCGGAATATCTGGGCAAAATGCTGGGGGTCAGCGAGACGGAGACGGTAGCGGTCAGCCATCGGGATTCCGAGCGTGATCGGCATTAA
- a CDS encoding gluconeogenesis factor YvcK family protein: MGGGTGLSVMLRGLKEKPLDITAIVTVADDGGSSGILRSELQMPPPGDIRNVLTAMADVEPLMAQIMKYRFSTGEGLAGHSLGNLILAALTDISGDFVTAVRELSRLFAVRGRVLPAAGDAVVLHAEMADGTIVTGESKIPEAGGRIKRVFLEPADVEPLPEALEAIRSADAILCGPGSLYTSILPNLLVPKLAEAVVESDAIKIFVCNVMTQPGETDNYTVSDHLQAVYEHIGQHLFDYVIVNDGEIPEQVQVKYAEKGARPVLLDRDVLDGNGYKVIADKLVLFKTYLRHDTDKLSHHIYQLVKDWISR; encoded by the coding sequence ATGGGCGGCGGTACAGGGCTTTCTGTTATGCTCCGCGGTTTGAAGGAGAAGCCGCTTGATATTACAGCGATCGTAACGGTGGCGGATGACGGAGGCAGCTCGGGTATTCTGCGCAGTGAGCTGCAGATGCCGCCGCCGGGCGATATCCGCAATGTGCTGACAGCGATGGCTGACGTAGAGCCGCTGATGGCGCAGATTATGAAATACCGCTTCAGCACGGGGGAGGGACTTGCCGGACACAGCCTAGGTAACCTGATCCTCGCTGCACTCACCGACATTTCCGGCGACTTCGTTACTGCTGTCCGCGAGCTTAGCCGGTTGTTCGCCGTCCGGGGGCGTGTATTGCCTGCGGCGGGAGATGCGGTGGTGCTGCACGCCGAGATGGCTGACGGCACCATCGTTACAGGTGAGTCCAAAATACCCGAGGCCGGCGGCCGGATCAAACGGGTGTTTTTGGAGCCGGCTGATGTGGAACCGCTGCCTGAGGCGCTGGAGGCGATCCGCAGTGCTGATGCCATCCTGTGCGGGCCGGGCAGCCTGTACACCAGTATCCTGCCCAATCTGCTGGTTCCCAAGCTGGCTGAGGCTGTTGTCGAGTCGGATGCGATCAAAATTTTTGTCTGCAATGTCATGACCCAGCCGGGAGAGACGGACAATTATACTGTCAGCGACCATCTTCAAGCCGTATACGAGCATATCGGCCAGCATTTGTTCGATTATGTCATTGTTAACGACGGGGAGATCCCGGAGCAGGTTCAGGTCAAATATGCCGAGAAGGGCGCACGCCCCGTGCTGCTTGACCGGGATGTGCTTGACGGCAACGGGTACAAGGTCATTGCTGATAAGCTGGTACTGTTCAAGACCTATTTGAGGCATGATACAGATAAGCTGAGCCACCATATTTATCAGCTGGTTAAGGATTGGATTTCCAGATAA
- the whiA gene encoding DNA-binding protein WhiA, with protein MSFAALTKKELTMVESPPCCEKAEMSALIRMNGSVQLSSKKVVLDISTENAAIARRVYSLLKKYYQVHIELLVRKKMRLKKNNVYIVRIPSRVQEILKDLHIVSEGFIFNDGIDEEIVGKNCCKRAYLRGAFMAGGSVNNPEGSSYHLEIASMYEEHCKALVELAGEFHLNARCIERKKGFILYIKEGEKIIEFLSLIGAHQALFKFEDVRIMRDMRNSVNRIVNCETANLNKTIGAAVRQIENIKLLQREVGLESLPDKLREVAEIRLAHPDINLKEVGEMLKGSVSKSGVNHRLRKIDELAEKVRGG; from the coding sequence TTGTCTTTTGCGGCCCTTACGAAGAAAGAGCTGACGATGGTGGAGAGCCCGCCCTGCTGTGAGAAGGCGGAAATGTCAGCATTGATCCGGATGAACGGTTCTGTGCAGCTTTCGAGCAAAAAGGTGGTTCTGGACATCTCGACGGAGAACGCCGCGATTGCAAGGCGGGTATATTCTTTGCTTAAGAAATATTACCAGGTCCATATCGAGCTGCTCGTGCGTAAAAAAATGCGTTTGAAGAAGAATAACGTTTATATTGTCCGCATCCCCAGCCGGGTGCAGGAGATTCTGAAGGATCTGCATATTGTATCCGAGGGCTTCATCTTTAATGACGGTATAGACGAGGAGATCGTCGGGAAAAACTGCTGCAAACGGGCCTATCTGCGTGGCGCCTTTATGGCCGGCGGGTCGGTAAATAACCCTGAGGGCTCTTCCTATCATTTGGAAATCGCTTCCATGTATGAAGAGCACTGCAAAGCGCTGGTGGAGCTGGCTGGTGAATTTCACCTGAATGCCCGCTGCATAGAGCGCAAAAAAGGCTTTATCCTATACATCAAGGAAGGCGAGAAAATTATCGAGTTCCTGAGCCTGATCGGGGCGCACCAGGCGCTGTTTAAATTTGAGGATGTGCGGATTATGCGTGACATGCGCAACTCCGTGAATCGCATCGTTAACTGTGAAACGGCTAACCTGAACAAGACGATCGGTGCGGCGGTGCGGCAGATTGAGAATATTAAGCTGCTGCAGCGTGAGGTGGGCCTGGAGAGTCTTCCGGATAAGCTGCGGGAGGTCGCAGAAATCAGGCTGGCACACCCGGATATCAACCTGAAGGAAGTCGGTGAGATGCTGAAGGGGAGCGTCAGTAAATCTGGAGTAAACCACCGTTTGCGCAAAATTGATGAGCTGGCGGAGAAGGTCCGCGGCGGCTAA
- a CDS encoding HPr family phosphocarrier protein, whose amino-acid sequence MTKHPVVVRLKTGLHARPAALFVQEANKFSSEIFVEKDDKKVNAKSIMGIMSLAISSGTEIYISADGADADQAVTALTSLVSKEELENQ is encoded by the coding sequence ATGACAAAGCACCCGGTAGTTGTTCGGTTGAAGACGGGGCTCCACGCTCGGCCGGCAGCATTGTTCGTGCAGGAAGCCAACAAGTTTTCGTCGGAGATTTTCGTGGAAAAGGACGATAAAAAAGTTAACGCCAAAAGCATCATGGGCATTATGAGCCTGGCGATCAGTTCCGGCACGGAGATTTATATCAGCGCGGACGGCGCGGATGCGGATCAGGCTGTAACCGCTTTGACAAGTCTTGTTAGCAAGGAAGAGCTGGAGAACCAGTAA